In a genomic window of Nothobranchius furzeri strain GRZ-AD chromosome 14, NfurGRZ-RIMD1, whole genome shotgun sequence:
- the LOC107390077 gene encoding bromodomain adjacent to zinc finger domain protein 2B isoform X2: MESRKLENDGSSASSSAPPHTFNVTQSPACSPGGRSPLTVCGHSLQTTADKHSDVFGNPVYGLYTSRSGHSEFGGLGLGLPTLVAHPQVSAFQEWWRPAEAQTSGSAAFFPPFLALHPLFLSAFKSFDPVEIQAHTSGENGTVNSGRVPPPVLNSTVNSGSLPVKDKKEKAKLLSGQSQKSPCGSLCSRRTIPKTKGKKPVKRPSESSGLSGCLLGSESSSDEEETSSEPDDEDDPGSDDSESEKEIRVKREVSRLTHTSEKKKRPRAAHRSTTQDHLCPSVPVTSSFQLQASSHPPGLDQSMMSPSLQRSWAAEEEDQQHVSVIRTSGGSHRQTRPSAFKTSSSTPLKNIRTLNSTKHLSASPSPYQSPSSSLKPLDLCSPHKSLSHCSVTRSPTLSASKEPLHRGKILTKPNKHTRESSRDLPPDGSAPPNNPQLTTPLRVKDCVKQASSERLENQRETHSPVQVAPLALITKPRSQSRSPNSEPLLGSTYPLSLMPINLSTGTKETSYSSAFKSSASSGLVPGSGRDSVVLNGGRSLTKPVDSTRSSERERYSSEGSDDSYDEDDGEVEESGNSLSDSESDPESDDSEDHTKECAAMDADRSPRKPVFASNFSSNHSLFNQQITTPLLLPNINSLNPILNSPNTPSPSALTKGSGRRRAVPDDGVLLLPLKFGWQRETRIRTVAGRPQGKVAYLGPCGKKLRQYSDVTKYLMEHGITEISRENFSFSTKVKVGDFYEAQEGPEGLQWLLLAEDEVAPSTTSVDGRRTHRLKLEHQSIPDDTGVRCPLTGNRLQDANDAKLLRKLEAQEIARQAAQIKMKRKLEKQAIARAAKEEKRRRAMMAAEERRKKREEMKIFKQQEKIKRIQHIRMEKELRAQQVLEEKRKRKEAAANAKLLETQKRNEEKEIRRLQAVLLKQQELERHKLEMERERRRQHMMLVKAVEAQRKAEEKERLKQERNQKKRINKEKKLELRRLELEKAKELKKPNEDMCLADHKPLPELSCMPGLILPGKIFSDCLMVLQFLRNFGKVLKLDSNSDSLTISHLQQGLLNVGDGMHEVQDLLVSMLSAAVCDPGIPAGCKCKTILGDHLTNVEINRDNVSEILQIYMESHSDDPALARLAVSLKTKAFQAHSPSQKAAVLAFLVNELCCSRAVISEIDKNIDCMTNLRKNKWIVEGKLRELKNIHAKSVARRASCVRGAINRTFNGSTFRNECQRTEKDSEEEEFEDEDSEDEEEDEDLAVRKRKKDEGARSGSIGELEKQIETTSKLQSQIQQKLFDSSYTLRSMTIGEDRFRRRYWLLPKCGGVFVEGVQNCEGSEHQEEERSEVIRVKEEQQEREARKIEVSVAHISECDQNKNNLFLHNPSSFSQLRKVFEVAKTTEAPPSESYSFHPTSQMDTTVSPESSGLGAGWFTCSNWIAHSPPSISHHEQPSKMFTEKCREWFSLLPRSPCDESSVTSSSSSPTCSSSPQPLRNNPLFTNPPATANQTSVAGIDGIRSLLLQEAEGNGNLCSEESNNVLKSETPFLSDSILAVEVAKTQDYPHALPIPGEMLCGWWRVSDTESLQTLVKALHSRGVRERVLQEQIQKHTEHMAEIFSRGKEFDMMELKMKELSREDVESWCVEERAMEVDINLLRQVEALEQKVISANLQVKGWMPCESQSDRENWIYYEHKHSSLSPRESNQGESPVPLTRRPNNPLDVAICRLSELERNIQPSKQELAAGTKLWHRALDQVRSSAQLSLCFQQLQKSIAWDRAIIKVRCLHCRRKDNKEVLLICAGCDKGCHTYCHSPQIPTVPDGGWFCPFCLAKGSGEASHSGKQRSPTAGEGKRCREERQNSKPSVARGDTREEAASSSSVPKSGTKEFKKRRRDDSSQARNDSPARKSKTSKDSSSELAVCHMLLAELEAHRCAWPFLTPVNHKAVPGYKKVIKRPMDFSTIKEKLTSNHYLNLETFIADINLVFDNCKKFNEDQSEIGKAGYNMKRFFNKRWTELLQ; this comes from the exons ATGGAGTCTAGAAAACTTGAAAATGACGGATCTTcagcctcctcctctgctccaccTCACACGTTCAATGTCACGCAGAGTCCAGCTTGTAGTCCTGGAGGCAGATCCCCCCTCACCGTCTGTG gTCATTCACTGCAGACGACGGCAGATAAGCATTCAGATGTTTTTGGTAATCCAGTTTATGGACTCTACACATCGCGCtcaggtcactctgagtttggaGGACTGGGTCTGGGCTTACCCACCCTGGTTGCTCACCCACAAGTCAGTGCATTTCAAG AGTGGTGGCGACCTGCTGAGGCTCAAACCAGCGGATCCGCTGCCTTCTTCCCCCCGTTTCTGGCTTTGCATCCTCTGTTTCTGTCAGCGTTCAAGAGCTTTGATCCTGTTGAGATACAGGCACACACCTCAG GTGAGAATGGAACCGTGAACAGTGGGAGAGTTCCCCCTCCTGTTCTAAACTCCACCGTGAACAGCGGTTCATTACCAGTAAAAGACAAAAAGGAGAAAGCTAAACTCCTCTCCGGTCAGAGTCAGAAGAGCCCCTGTGGTTCTTTATGCTCGCGTCGGACGATTCCAAAAACAAAAGGAAAG AAGCCTGTAAAAAGACCATCAGAATCATCTGGTCTCAGCGGCTGCCTGTTGGGGTCAGAAAGCTCCAGCGATGAGGAGGAAACCAGCAGCGAACCGGACGATGAAGATGATCCAGGCAGTGACGACTCTGAGTCAGAAAAAGAGATTCGAGTTAAACGAGAAGTCAGT CGGCTGACACACACTtctgagaagaagaagagaccTCGTGCTGCTCATAGAAGCACTACTCAAGATCATCTTTGTCCCAGTGTCCCCGTGACTTCCTCCTTTCAACTCCAGGCCTCTTCTCATCCTCCAGGCCTGGATCAATCCATGATGTCACCATCTCTTCAGAGATCCTGGGCTGCAGAGGAGGAGGACCAGCAGCACGTCAGCGTAATCAGAACATCAGGAGGATCTCATAGACAGACTCGTCCTTCAGCCTTTAAGACTTCCTCCAGCACTCCGTTGAAAAACATCCGAACCCTAAATTCAACCAAGCACCTTTCTGCTTCACCTTCTCCATACCAGAGTCCCTCCTCCTCTCTGAAGCCTCTTGATCTGTGCTCCCCTCACAAAAGTCTCTCCCACTGCTCTGTAACTAGAAGTCCTACGCTGTCGGCCTCGAAGGAACCCTTACACCGAGGCAAaatattaacaaaaccaaacaaacacacacgggAGAGCAGCAGAGACCTTCCACCTGACGGCTCTGCACCCCCGAACAACCCTCAGCTGACGACG CCACTCCGTGTGAAGGATTGTGTGAAGCAGGCCTCCTCTGAGCGACTGGAGAACCAAAG AGAAACTCACAGCCCTGTTCAGGTTGCACCTCTGGCCCTCATCACTAAACCCCGCAGCCAGAGCAGATCTCCCAACAGCGAGCCTCTCCTAGGATCTACCTACCCTCTCAGCCTCATGCCCATCAACCTGAGCACTGGCACCAAGGAGACCTCCTACAGCTCTGCGTTTAAATCCTCAGCTTCATCAGGGCTTGTTCCTGGATCAGGGAGAGACTCTGTGGTTCTTAATGGAGGAAGGAGCCTAACAAAACCTGTAGACTCAACCAGGAGCAGTGAGAGGGAACGTTACAGCAGTGAAGGCTCGGATGACTCCTacgatgaggatgatggtgaagTTGAAGAGTCTGGAAATAGCCTTTCAG ACTCTGAGAGCGACCCGGAGAGTGACGACTCTGAGGATCACACCAAGGAGTGTGCGGCGATGGATGCAGACAGGAGTCCTCGGAAACCAGTCTTTGCCTCCAACTTTTCCTCCAACCATTCCCTGTTTAACCAGCAGATTACCACGCCTCTCCTTCTACCAAATATAAACTCGCTCAACCCGATCCTCAACAGCCCCAACACCCCGTCCCCATCTGCACTAACAAAAG GATCAGGGAGGAGAAGAGCGGTCCCAGATGATGGAGTTCTGCTCCTGCCTCTGAAGTTTGG GTGGCAGAGAGAGACCCGGATCAGGACTGTGGCAGGTCGACCCCAAGGGAAGGTGGCTTACCTTGGTCCATGTGGGAAGAAGCTCCGCCAGTATTCTGATGTCACAAAG TATTTAATGGAACATGGAATAACTGAGATTTCACGTGAAAACTTCAGCTTCAGCACAAAAGTTAAAGTTGGTGACTTCTATGAAGCCCAAGAAGGACCTGAG GGTCTACAGTGGCTCTTGCTGGCTGAGGACGAGGTCGCTCCCAGTACCACCTCCGTGGATGGGAGGCGCACCCATCGCCTAAAACTTGAGCACCAGTCGATCCCTGATGATACCGGAGTCCGATGTCCTCTTACGGGAAATAGGCTGCAAGATGCTAATGATGCTAAGCTGTTGCGTAAACTGGAGGCTCAAG AAATAGCTCGCCAGGCAGCACAGATAAAAATGAAGAGGAAACTAGAGAAGCAAGCCATCGCCCGAGCAGCCAAGGAGGAAAAGAGGAGACGAG CAATGATGGCTGCAGAGGAGAGGCGAAAAAAGAGGGAAGAAATGAAGATATTTAAGCAACAA GAGAAGATCAAGCGCATTCAGCACATTCGTATGGAGAAAGAACTCCGTGCGCAGCAAGTTCTCGAG GAAAAGAGGAAGAGAAAAGAAGCAGCAGCCAACGCTAAATTATTGGAAACGCAGAAAAGAAACGAG GAGAAGGAGATTCGTCGGCTTCAAGCTGTCTTACTGAAACAACAG GAGTTGGAGAGACATAAGCTAGAGATG GAGCGGGAACGGCGAAGGCAGCACATGATGCTGGTGAAAGCTGTGGAGGCCCAGAGGAAAGCAGAG GAGAAAGAGCGCCTAAAACAGGAGAGGAACCAGAAGAAAAGGATAAACAAGGAAAAGAAACTGGAGCTCAGAAGGCTGGAACTGGAAAAGGCAAAGGAGCTGAAGAAGCCCAACGAGGACATGTGCTTAGCTGATCACAAG CCTCTTCCAGAGTTGTCCTGTATGCCTGGACTGATCTTGCCCGGAAAGATTTTTTCTGACTGTCTCATGGTGCTTCAGTTCTTGCGCAACTTTGGAAAAGTTCTGAAATTGGACTCTAATTCGGACTCGCTGACCATTAGCCACCTTCAGCAAGGGTTGCTTAACGTGGGTGACGGTATGCACGAGGTGCAGGACCTGCTGGTGAGCATGCTGTCTGCAGCTGTGTGTGACCCTGGTATACCTGCAGGGTGCAAG tgCAAAACCATCTTGGGTGACCACTTGACGAATGTGGAGATCAACCGGGACAACGTGTCTGAGATTCTGCAGATCTACATGGAGAGTCACTCTGATGACCCAGCGCTAGCTCGTTTGGCTGTTAGCCTCAAAACAAAGGCTTTCCAGGCCCACAGCCCATCACAGAAGGCTGCTGTGCTGGCCTTCTTGGTTAATGAACTCTGCTGCAGCAGGGCAGTGATAAG TGAGATTGACAAAAACATCGACTGCATGACAAACCTGAGGAAGAATAAGTGGATAGTCGAGGGAAAGCTGCGCGA GCTAAAGAACATCCATGCTAAGAGTGTAGCAAGAAGAGCCAGCTGTGTGAGAGGAGCGATCAACCGCACCTTCAACGGCTCCACTTTTAGAAATGAATGCCAGAGGACAGAAAAGGACAGCGAAGAAGAGGAGTTTGAGGATGAGGACAgtgaagatgaggaggaggatgaagactTGGCAGTAAGGAAAAGAAAGAAA GATGAAGGTGCTCGCTCAGGCAGCATCGGGGAACTGGAGAAGCAGATAGAGACAACCTCCAAG TTACAAAGTCAGATCCAACAGAAGCTGTTTGACTCGTCTTACACGCTGCGCTCCATGACGATTGGTGAGGATCGATTCAGGAGGCGTTACTGGCTCCTTCCAAAGTGCGGGGGTGTATTTGTTGAAGGAGTGCAGAACTGTGAAG GCTCTGAGCACCAGGAGGAGGAAAGATCAGAGGTGATCAGAGTTAAagaggagcagcaggagcgagAGGCGAGGAAGATAGAGGTGTCTGTAGCTCACATATCAGAATGtgatcaaaacaaaaataatctctTCCTCCACAATCCCAGCTCCTTTTCTCAGCTCAGAAAAGTGTTTGAAGTAGCCAAAACAACTGAAGCTCCTCCCTCAGAGTCTTATTCCtttcatcctacctcacagatggACACAACTGTTTCTCCAGAATCTTCTGGACTTGGTGCCGGCTGGTTCACTTGCAGTAACTGGATAGCCCACAGCCCTCCATCTATCTCTCATCACGAGCAGCCGTCTAAAATGTTTACTGAAAAATGCAGAGAGTGGTTTAGCCTCCTGCCTCGCTCTCCTTGTGATGAGTCCTCTGTGACCTCCAGCTCCAGTTCTCCAACTTGCTCCTCCTCTCCACAACCCCTGAGGAACAATCCCCTCTTCACTAATCCCCCAGCAACAGCAAACCAAACCAGTGTAGCTGGGATTGATGGCATACGATCACTTCTCCTTCAG GAAGCAGAGGGTAACGGGAACCTCTGTTCAGAAGAGAGTAACAACGTCCTCAAAAGTGAGACACCATTCCTCTCTGACTCCATCCTCGCTGTGGAAGTAGCCAAGACCCAGGACTACCCTCATGCTCTGCCTATTCCAGGGG AGATGCTCTGCGGCTGGTGGAGAGTATCCGACACAGAGAGCCTGCAGACGTTGGTCAAGGCCCTCCACAGCCGGGGCGTCAGGGAGAGGGTGCTGCAGGAACAGATCCAAAAACACACGGAGCATATGGCAGAGATCTTCAGCAGAGGCAAAG AATTTGATATGATGGAGCTGAAAATGAAGGAGTTGAGCAGAGAGGACGTGGAGAGCTGGTGTGTGGAAGAGCGAGCCATGGAGGTGGACATTAACCTGCTGAGGCAGGTTGAAGCTCTGGAGCAAAAGGTCATCTCAGCCAACCTACAGGTCAAG GGTTGGATGCCCTGTGAGTCCCAGTCAGACCGTGAGAACTGGATCTATTATGAACACAAACACTCCTCTTTGAGTCCGAGGGAATCTAACCAGGGGGAGTCTCCTGTCCCTTTGACTCGGCGACCAAACAACCCTCTTGATGTAGCGATCTGCAGGCTCTCAGAGTTGGAGAGGAACATTCAACCAAG CAAGCAGGAGCTGGCTGCAGGGACAAAACTGTGGCACAGAGCTCTGGATCAGGTCCGCAGCTCGGCCCAGCTGTCGCTCTGCTTTCAGCAGCTGCAGAAGAGCATCGCTTGGGACCGAGCCATCATCAAAGTG CGCTGCCTGCACTGTCGAAGGAAAGATAACAAGGAAGTGCTTTTAATTTGTGCTGGCTGTGACAAAGGCTGCCACACTTACTGCCACAGTCCCCAAATCCCCACCGTACCTGATGGAGGCTGGTTTTGTCCTTTTTGTCTTGCAAAG GGAAGTGGTGAAGCGTCTCACAGCGGGAAGCAAAGAAGCCCAACAGCTGGAGAAGGGAAGAGATGCAGGGAGGAAAGACAAAACAGTAAGCCATCTGTGGCCAGGGGCGACACCAGAGAGGAGGCtgccagcagcagcagcgtgCCAAAGAGCGGTACCAAGGAGTTCAAAAAGAGGAGACGAGATGACAGTTCCCAGGCCAGGAATGACAGTCCAGCAAGAAAATCCAAAACATCCAAGGACAGCAGCAGTGAGCTGGCGGTGTGCCA CATGCTGCTGGCAGAGCTGGAGGCCCATCGGTGTGCGTGGCCCTTTCTCACGCCGGTCAACCACAAAGCTGTCCCTGGGTACAAAAAGGTCATCAAGAGACCCATGGACTTCTCCACCATCAAGGAAAAGCTCACCAGCAACCA CTACCTGAACCTGGAGACTTTCATCGCTGACATCAACCTGGTTTTTGACAACTGCAAAAAATTTAATGAAGACCAATCTGAAATCGGAAAAGCTGGCTACAACATGAAGagattttttaacaaaaggtggacTGAACTTTTGCAATAA